In a genomic window of Thalassotalea piscium:
- a CDS encoding CBS domain-containing protein: MSIGQIMSKKLITLEIDDHLDKAKALFEQHKIHHILVLNNKELAGILTDRDLYKQLSPYIGTSKETPRDSTLLHKKVHLVMTRELVTTTINSSINDVVMLFYKEHISCLPIVDENFHPIGIISWRDIIKVAALQHLKKIAKAKT; encoded by the coding sequence ATGAGTATCGGTCAAATAATGTCTAAAAAGTTAATTACACTTGAGATTGACGACCACTTAGACAAGGCAAAAGCATTATTTGAGCAACATAAAATTCATCATATTCTAGTGCTAAATAACAAAGAACTTGCCGGTATTCTCACCGATAGAGATCTTTATAAACAACTTAGCCCTTATATTGGTACCAGTAAAGAAACACCACGCGACAGTACATTGCTCCATAAAAAAGTACATCTGGTTATGACAAGAGAGCTTGTCACAACAACCATTAATAGTTCGATAAACGATGTGGTAATGCTATTTTACAAAGAGCACATTTCTTGCTTGCCCATAGTTGATGAAAACTTCCACCCTATTGGCATTATTTCATGGCGAGATATTATTAAAGTTGCCGCATTACAACACCTTAAAAAAATAGCAAAAGCAAAAACTTAA
- a CDS encoding ABC transporter permease subunit, whose protein sequence is MYLLYVIKPIFASAEIMQKQTFELTTNAKVSSIGVDELKELAYIINDNGQINYYQLVETNEHNIGEQVYSQALLLAEFKLEKVVDINIEEKLLVGSNGQVQVVSPKFTAEFAQDNRKIVPNITYPLGDTAIQVDQNGQALSKISFAMNDERAVFVAYTHDKRLIKTTLIADDDFTYDTTYDIHYQEIDSKNRDYDDILVTPDLSMVFARAGDQVFVYDLSDDDEVELKATIIPQLSQHSTKPLHITAMALLSGSSSILLGDSSGKVSQWFEVAGEHGREFKQVRTFKAAENQIITAIYTEQYRKSFYTMTASGELGLFYTTSEAELWRGPLSANAPSNFSISPRADALLSLSGQQFSLFSVKNEHPEVTWQALWEEVWYEGYPEPDYIWQSTSGSDDFEAKFSLVPISFGTLKAATYAMLFAVPVALSAAIYTAYFMTPAMRRKVKPTIELMEALPTVILGFLAGLWLAPIIEKYLPAIALLLLFLPLSVFLTAYIWFKLPKEVKLKLPETLAPMLLIPAMLLAAYAAFSLSPVLELYLFGGDIRQFITNDLNIDFDQRNALVVGIAMGFAVIPTIFSMAEDAIFSVPKHLTSGSLALGATQWQTLVKVVLLTASPGIFSAVMMGLGRAVGETMIVLMATGNTPILDWNVFEGMRTLAANIAVEMPESEVGSSHYRILFLAAFVLFIFTFIFNTVAEFVRQRLREKYSSL, encoded by the coding sequence ATGTATTTACTGTATGTGATAAAACCCATTTTTGCTTCGGCAGAAATTATGCAAAAACAAACGTTTGAATTAACTACAAATGCTAAGGTTTCGTCTATTGGTGTAGATGAGCTAAAGGAATTAGCTTACATTATTAACGATAATGGGCAAATTAACTACTATCAGCTTGTTGAAACTAATGAACACAACATAGGAGAACAGGTATATTCTCAAGCGTTGCTATTAGCCGAATTTAAGCTTGAAAAAGTGGTTGATATTAATATTGAAGAAAAGCTCTTAGTAGGGAGCAACGGACAAGTTCAAGTGGTTTCACCTAAATTTACCGCTGAATTTGCTCAAGATAATCGTAAAATAGTACCTAATATTACCTACCCGTTGGGTGATACAGCAATTCAAGTTGATCAAAATGGCCAAGCGTTATCTAAAATATCATTTGCGATGAATGATGAACGAGCTGTTTTTGTTGCTTACACCCATGATAAACGTTTAATCAAAACAACACTCATCGCCGATGATGATTTTACCTATGACACTACTTATGACATTCATTATCAAGAAATAGACAGTAAAAATAGAGACTATGATGACATATTGGTAACGCCTGATTTATCTATGGTGTTTGCTAGAGCTGGTGATCAAGTTTTTGTTTACGACTTATCAGACGATGATGAGGTTGAGTTAAAAGCCACCATTATTCCGCAACTCTCACAACACTCAACTAAGCCATTACATATAACTGCAATGGCGTTACTTTCAGGTAGTAGTTCTATTTTACTTGGTGATAGTAGTGGTAAAGTTAGCCAATGGTTTGAAGTGGCGGGAGAGCACGGCAGAGAGTTTAAACAAGTTAGAACATTTAAGGCGGCAGAAAATCAAATAATTACGGCTATTTATACAGAGCAGTATCGTAAAAGTTTTTATACAATGACAGCTTCCGGAGAGCTTGGCTTGTTCTATACAACGAGTGAAGCAGAACTTTGGCGTGGGCCCTTAAGTGCTAATGCGCCGAGTAACTTTTCAATATCACCGCGAGCAGATGCTTTACTGTCATTAAGTGGTCAGCAATTCTCATTATTTTCAGTTAAAAATGAACACCCAGAAGTAACATGGCAAGCATTGTGGGAAGAAGTTTGGTATGAAGGTTACCCAGAGCCTGATTATATCTGGCAATCTACTTCAGGATCAGATGATTTTGAAGCTAAGTTTTCATTAGTGCCAATTTCATTCGGCACATTAAAAGCGGCTACCTATGCCATGTTATTTGCAGTGCCTGTTGCCCTTAGCGCTGCAATTTACACAGCATACTTTATGACACCGGCAATGCGTAGGAAAGTAAAGCCCACAATTGAATTAATGGAAGCCTTACCTACGGTTATTCTCGGATTTTTAGCGGGTTTATGGCTTGCACCTATTATTGAGAAGTACTTACCTGCAATAGCTTTATTGTTATTGTTTTTACCTTTGTCGGTATTTTTAACTGCCTATATATGGTTCAAATTGCCAAAAGAAGTCAAGTTGAAACTACCTGAAACGCTTGCGCCAATGTTGTTAATTCCAGCGATGTTACTGGCTGCTTATGCTGCTTTTAGTTTATCTCCTGTACTAGAACTATACCTTTTTGGCGGTGATATCAGACAATTTATTACTAACGATTTAAATATCGATTTTGATCAGCGTAATGCCTTAGTTGTAGGTATTGCGATGGGTTTTGCGGTTATCCCTACCATATTTTCAATGGCAGAAGATGCTATTTTTAGTGTGCCAAAACATTTAACCAGTGGCTCTTTAGCATTAGGTGCAACCCAATGGCAAACCTTAGTTAAAGTAGTACTGTTAACGGCAAGCCCAGGGATATTTTCAGCTGTAATGATGGGGTTAGGCCGAGCAGTAGGAGAAACAATGATAGTACTTATGGCAACAGGAAATACGCCAATTCTTGATTGGAATGTTTTTGAAGGCATGAGAACATTAGCGGCAAACATTGCTGTTGAAATGCCTGAGTCTGAAGTAGGTAGCTCTCATTATCGAATACTTTTCTTAGCTGCTTTTGTTCTATTCATATTCACATTTATTTTCAATACGGTTGCTGAGTTTGTACGTCAGCGATTACGTGAAAAATATAGCTCGTTATAA
- the pstA gene encoding phosphate ABC transporter permease PstA, translating to MNKWFKSGSPWIWLSAGGVSISLISVLGLLWLIASRGLSYFWPADLYQFEMVDQAGNPSTVIGEVYDREKVPTKQLSHLNLKLEPTQETIERYLVKTGNRELVSLDFRWLLAPQITNISTPENLVVIERRTNGNFYGVIEQLILEGKAVSLNNMDKALERVNEFQSQIDSLQKVDIGAINYQLERLRLKERKHRLQNTLTDEVASDINQQVQTLQQEYQLLETRLMSLRDNIARDQLIVKAMDNSLVTINFEDILQINFNNQMNVIDKLKLFFVQIANFVTEDPREANTEGGVFPAIFGTVLMVLLMTIIVSPLGVVAAIYLHEYAGNNGLTKLLRIAVINLAGVPSIVYGVFGLGFFVYMVGGSLDQLFYPETLPSPTFGTPGVMWSALTLAILTLPVVIVSTEEGLSRIPSSMRHGSLALGATKAETLWRIILPIASPAIMTGIILAIARAAGEVAPLMLVGVVKMAPNLPLDGNFPFLHLDRKFMHLGFHIYDVGFQSPNVEAARPLVYATALLLVTIIVALNMTAVSIRNRLREKYRTLEH from the coding sequence ATGAATAAGTGGTTTAAATCTGGTTCCCCGTGGATTTGGTTGTCGGCAGGTGGTGTTAGCATTAGTTTGATATCTGTCTTAGGCTTACTATGGTTAATTGCGTCAAGAGGGCTTTCTTACTTTTGGCCTGCCGATCTTTATCAATTTGAAATGGTTGATCAAGCTGGCAACCCTTCAACGGTAATTGGTGAAGTATACGATCGTGAGAAAGTTCCTACGAAACAATTATCACATCTTAACCTTAAACTTGAGCCTACTCAGGAAACTATTGAACGTTACCTAGTTAAAACAGGTAACCGTGAGCTGGTAAGTTTAGATTTTCGTTGGTTACTAGCCCCTCAAATAACCAATATTTCTACCCCAGAAAACCTAGTAGTTATAGAACGAAGAACTAATGGTAACTTTTATGGTGTTATTGAACAGCTGATATTAGAGGGCAAAGCGGTTTCACTCAATAACATGGACAAAGCGCTTGAAAGAGTTAATGAGTTTCAAAGCCAAATAGATTCGTTACAAAAAGTAGATATTGGCGCCATTAATTATCAACTTGAGCGCTTGAGATTAAAAGAACGTAAACATCGCTTGCAAAACACTTTAACTGATGAAGTGGCAAGCGACATTAACCAGCAAGTTCAAACATTACAGCAAGAGTATCAATTATTAGAAACACGCTTAATGTCACTGCGCGATAACATAGCTAGAGATCAGTTAATCGTAAAGGCGATGGATAATTCGTTAGTGACAATTAATTTTGAAGATATTTTACAGATTAACTTTAATAATCAAATGAATGTTATTGATAAGCTGAAATTGTTTTTTGTTCAAATAGCAAACTTTGTTACCGAAGACCCGCGTGAAGCCAATACGGAAGGTGGCGTGTTTCCGGCTATTTTCGGCACAGTGCTAATGGTCTTGTTGATGACAATTATTGTTTCACCCTTAGGTGTTGTTGCTGCTATTTATCTACATGAATATGCGGGCAATAACGGCTTAACAAAGTTGTTACGTATCGCGGTCATTAATTTAGCAGGTGTGCCTTCAATTGTTTATGGTGTGTTTGGTTTAGGATTTTTTGTCTATATGGTTGGCGGAAGTTTAGATCAATTGTTTTATCCAGAAACATTACCTAGTCCAACATTTGGAACACCAGGCGTTATGTGGTCAGCATTAACGCTCGCAATACTAACTTTACCTGTGGTTATTGTTTCTACTGAAGAAGGGTTATCGCGTATTCCGTCATCAATGCGCCATGGCAGTTTAGCCCTTGGAGCTACTAAAGCTGAAACCTTATGGCGGATTATTTTACCCATTGCTAGCCCCGCAATTATGACGGGCATTATTTTAGCGATTGCACGCGCTGCTGGTGAAGTAGCCCCATTAATGTTGGTTGGGGTTGTGAAAATGGCCCCTAACCTTCCGTTAGATGGCAACTTTCCATTTCTACATTTAGACCGAAAATTTATGCATTTAGGTTTTCATATCTATGATGTTGGTTTTCAAAGCCCTAATGTTGAAGCAGCTAGACCATTGGTGTATGCAACCGCATTATTATTAGTCACTATAATTGTTGCATTAAACATGACGGCTGTTTCAATTAGAAACCGTTTAAGAGAAAAATACCGCACGTTAGAGCATTAA
- the pstB gene encoding phosphate ABC transporter ATP-binding protein PstB → MISVSPKTILQPDIPLDLNNMTPEQVALTINNLNLYYGDKQALQNISMSIPKGQVTAFIGPSGCGKSTLLRCINRMNDLVDICRIEGEVNLNGENIYGKHVDVAALRRKVGMVFQRPNPFPKSIYENVIYGLRITGVNNRRVLDEAVENSLRSAALWNEVKDRLHESALGLSGGQQQRLVIARAIAISPEVLLLDEPTSALDPISTLTIEELINDLKKQFTVVIVTHNMQQAARVSDQTAFMYMGDLIEYSDTNTLFTNPTKKQTEDYITGRYG, encoded by the coding sequence ATGATTTCTGTTAGTCCTAAAACGATTTTACAGCCAGATATACCGTTAGATTTAAATAATATGACACCTGAGCAGGTTGCATTAACTATTAATAATTTAAATTTATATTATGGCGACAAACAAGCATTACAAAATATATCAATGTCGATACCTAAAGGGCAGGTCACGGCGTTCATCGGGCCAAGTGGTTGTGGTAAATCTACCTTACTGCGATGTATTAATCGCATGAATGATTTAGTTGATATTTGCCGAATAGAAGGCGAAGTAAATCTTAATGGTGAAAATATTTATGGAAAACATGTCGATGTAGCCGCACTTCGTCGTAAAGTTGGGATGGTGTTTCAAAGGCCAAATCCATTTCCTAAAAGTATTTATGAGAATGTTATTTATGGGCTGCGTATTACTGGGGTAAATAATCGCAGAGTTTTAGATGAAGCGGTAGAAAACTCTTTGCGTAGCGCGGCACTGTGGAATGAAGTAAAAGACCGCTTACACGAAAGTGCGCTAGGCTTATCAGGTGGGCAGCAACAAAGGTTAGTGATTGCGCGTGCTATCGCGATATCGCCCGAGGTACTGTTACTTGATGAACCTACCTCTGCATTAGACCCTATTTCGACACTGACTATTGAAGAGCTGATTAACGATCTTAAAAAGCAGTTTACCGTAGTTATTGTTACTCATAACATGCAACAAGCTGCGCGAGTGTCTGATCAAACGGCATTTATGTATATGGGAGACTTAATAGAGTACAGCGATACTAATACTTTATTTACCAACCCAACTAAAAAACAAACGGAAGACTATATTACTGGCCGTTATGGTTAA
- the phoU gene encoding phosphate signaling complex protein PhoU, whose translation MDNLNLGRHISGQFNEDLERVINHVMQMGGLVEKQLSEALLAVCDADQDLARKVHKNDYQINKLEVSIDDECTRIIAKRQPAAGDLRLIMAIVKTIADLERIGDEVKKIAQVALESLSGQQKDLLINLDNLGRRVLEFLQATLDAFTRMDAEAASAIHQSDTKIDREYEALMRQLMTYMMEEPRTIPQVMSVIWSARALERIGDRCQNICEYIIYFVKGKVVRHTTEDGIIKTE comes from the coding sequence ATGGACAATTTAAATCTTGGTCGCCATATATCAGGGCAATTTAATGAAGATTTAGAACGGGTAATTAACCATGTTATGCAAATGGGGGGGTTAGTTGAAAAGCAGTTATCAGAGGCTTTGTTAGCGGTTTGTGATGCTGACCAAGATCTTGCTCGAAAAGTGCACAAGAATGACTATCAAATCAACAAACTTGAAGTGAGTATTGATGATGAATGCACTCGAATTATTGCAAAGCGTCAACCCGCAGCGGGCGATTTAAGACTGATTATGGCAATAGTGAAAACTATTGCAGATTTAGAACGTATTGGCGATGAAGTAAAAAAAATAGCGCAAGTGGCCCTAGAAAGCCTTTCTGGACAACAAAAAGACTTACTAATTAACTTGGATAACTTAGGGCGTAGAGTGCTTGAGTTTTTACAAGCAACGCTTGATGCGTTTACTCGAATGGATGCTGAAGCTGCATCAGCTATACACCAAAGTGATACTAAAATTGACCGTGAGTATGAAGCCTTAATGAGACAATTAATGACTTATATGATGGAAGAGCCACGTACTATTCCACAAGTTATGAGTGTAATTTGGTCAGCGAGGGCATTGGAAAGAATAGGGGATAGATGTCAAAATATTTGTGAATACATTATATACTTTGTTAAAGGTAAGGTTGTTCGCCATACTACTGAAGACGGTATTATAAAAACTGAGTAA
- a CDS encoding TIGR00153 family protein has product MASNSILGVFAKSPIKPLEKHIRMVSKCSKQLVPFFEAVYANDWSTAGKVRTKISKLERDADDLKRQLRMELPGGLFMPIDRTDILELLSQQDKIANKAKDISGRVLGRNLEIPESLQAQFAIYLQRNIDAIAKAAEAINELDDLLQTGFRGREVKLVDKIIHQLDEIECETDILQVTIRKDLLAIEDDMNPIDVMFLYQIFDWVGDLADLAERVGARLEILLARK; this is encoded by the coding sequence ATGGCCAGTAATTCAATTTTAGGTGTATTTGCTAAATCACCTATTAAACCATTAGAAAAACATATTCGAATGGTGAGTAAATGTTCTAAGCAGCTAGTACCATTTTTTGAGGCGGTTTACGCCAATGATTGGTCGACAGCAGGGAAAGTCAGAACAAAAATTTCAAAACTTGAACGCGATGCAGACGATTTAAAAAGACAACTACGCATGGAATTGCCCGGTGGTTTATTTATGCCTATTGATCGCACAGATATTCTTGAGCTGTTATCACAGCAAGATAAAATAGCGAACAAAGCGAAAGATATTTCAGGTCGTGTTTTAGGGCGTAACTTGGAGATCCCTGAATCATTACAAGCGCAATTTGCTATTTACTTACAACGTAATATTGATGCAATTGCTAAAGCTGCTGAAGCGATAAATGAGTTAGATGACTTATTACAAACAGGTTTCCGCGGTAGAGAAGTAAAATTAGTTGATAAAATTATCCATCAATTAGATGAAATTGAATGTGAAACTGATATTTTGCAAGTAACTATCCGTAAAGATTTACTCGCGATTGAAGATGATATGAATCCGATTGATGTGATGTTTTTATATCAAATATTTGACTGGGTCGGAGACCTTGCTGATTTAGCCGAAAGAGTCGGTGCACGATTAGAAATTTTACTGGCTAGAAAATAA
- a CDS encoding inorganic phosphate transporter, which translates to MEILLSHGSTLVMLAAVVGFFMAWGIGANDVANAMGTSVGSKALTIKQAIIIAMVFEFAGAYLAGGEVTSTIRKGIIDSSFFIETPELLVFGMISALFAAATWLLVASILGWPVSTTHSIIGAIIGFAAVGVSPEAVEWAKVGGIVGSWIITPLISGVIAFLIFNSAQKLIFDTDKPLENARRYVPFYMFLAGFILSLVTITKGLKHIGLDIGTADGYMYAVIIAIAVAVVGKFFINRIKFDEKVTRSTHYANVEKVFAMLMIVTASCMAFAHGSNDVANAIGPLAAVASIVASGGEIVKQAALAWWILPLGGFGIVAGLALFGHRVIATIGNGITHLTPSRGFAAELAAACTVVIASGTGLPISTTQTLVGAVLGVGMARGIAAINLSVVRNIVISWVITLPVGAGLSILFFWMMQAIFA; encoded by the coding sequence ATGGAAATATTATTATCACATGGCTCAACCTTAGTCATGCTAGCCGCTGTTGTTGGCTTTTTTATGGCTTGGGGTATTGGTGCGAACGATGTTGCAAATGCGATGGGAACATCGGTTGGTTCTAAAGCACTTACTATTAAGCAAGCAATTATTATTGCTATGGTGTTTGAATTTGCTGGAGCATATTTAGCAGGTGGCGAAGTTACATCAACCATTCGAAAAGGAATAATAGACTCATCTTTCTTTATTGAAACACCGGAATTACTCGTTTTTGGAATGATCTCAGCATTATTTGCTGCAGCAACTTGGTTATTAGTTGCTTCTATATTAGGCTGGCCGGTATCGACTACACATTCAATAATTGGCGCTATTATTGGCTTTGCTGCTGTTGGCGTTAGCCCAGAAGCGGTTGAATGGGCAAAGGTTGGTGGCATAGTTGGTAGTTGGATAATTACTCCGCTAATTTCAGGTGTCATTGCTTTTTTAATTTTTAATAGTGCGCAAAAGCTTATTTTTGATACCGACAAACCCTTAGAAAATGCCCGACGCTATGTGCCTTTTTATATGTTCTTAGCTGGATTTATTTTATCGCTAGTAACGATCACTAAAGGCTTAAAGCACATAGGTTTAGATATTGGCACTGCTGATGGCTATATGTATGCAGTAATTATTGCTATTGCAGTAGCTGTAGTGGGTAAGTTTTTTATCAATAGGATAAAATTTGATGAGAAAGTGACTCGGTCAACCCATTACGCAAACGTAGAAAAAGTGTTTGCAATGTTAATGATAGTAACCGCATCTTGTATGGCTTTTGCCCATGGCTCAAACGATGTAGCTAATGCGATAGGGCCACTTGCTGCTGTAGCCAGTATTGTTGCTAGTGGCGGTGAAATTGTTAAACAAGCGGCTTTGGCGTGGTGGATATTGCCTTTAGGTGGTTTCGGAATTGTTGCCGGTTTAGCATTATTTGGACACAGAGTGATTGCTACAATCGGTAATGGTATAACCCACTTAACACCAAGTAGAGGCTTCGCTGCAGAATTAGCCGCGGCTTGTACGGTGGTTATCGCCTCTGGTACTGGTTTGCCTATTTCTACAACTCAAACACTTGTTGGTGCAGTATTAGGTGTTGGAATGGCGCGAGGAATTGCGGCAATAAACTTGAGCGTTGTTAGAAATATTGTCATTTCTTGGGTGATTACATTACCTGTAGGTGCTGGTTTATCTATTTTATTCTTCTGGATGATGCAAGCTATTTTTGCTTAG
- a CDS encoding peptidylprolyl isomerase has protein sequence MVTASARHILVDSEAQCLALKSEIESGNDFAKVAEAHSNCPSKSQGGALGSFGKGQMVKEFEDVVFTAPVNTVQGPVKTQFGFHLIEVTARND, from the coding sequence ATGGTTACAGCATCAGCACGACACATACTAGTAGATTCAGAAGCACAGTGTTTAGCACTTAAATCTGAAATTGAAAGCGGTAATGATTTCGCGAAAGTGGCAGAAGCGCATTCAAACTGCCCTTCAAAGTCGCAAGGTGGCGCTTTGGGGTCTTTTGGTAAAGGGCAAATGGTAAAAGAGTTTGAAGATGTAGTGTTTACTGCACCAGTAAACACTGTTCAAGGCCCGGTAAAAACACAATTTGGCTTCCACTTAATTGAAGTAACTGCTCGCAACGATTAA
- a CDS encoding malate synthase G, translating to MTNRINIGQIQVAECLYNFVEKEVMPTLKLNSDQFWQGFSDIINQLSVTNEALLAKRENLQHKIDQWHDQHQGELFNFSEYKTFLTAIGYLEPVVDDFTISTNNVDAELATMAGPQLVVPIMNARFALNAVNARWGSLYDALYGTDAISDKDGAEKTPEYNPIRGNKVIAFARDILDQAIPLSEGSHHQVKKYEIKDGKLAVTLLNNETHSLAKPKQCIGYTGEAQRPDSIIFENNQLHLELCFDAKNPIAKSDKAGVSDVMLESALTTIMDCEDSVAAVDASDKVIAYRNWLGLNTGTLTERISKGEKTYIRSMANDKSYQTINGSPATLPGRSVMFVRNVGHLMTNDAVLTQQGKAAPEGIIDAVMTSLIALHDVKGYSQKPNSRTRSIYIVKPKMHGSAEVAFADLLFSRVEQLLHLPENTIKMGIMDEERRTSVNLKNCIHAAKARVVFINTGFLDRTGDEIHTSMNAGVMARKADIKFTPWISAYEDNNVDIGLACGFSGKAQIGKGMWPIPDQMSNMLANKINHVQAGANTAWVPSPTAATLHAIHYHQTHVLSLQQKLATREPASLDDILTIPLADKTNWSTEEITNELDNNAQGILGYVVRWIDQGIGCSKVPDINDVGLMEDRATLRISSQHIANWLKHGICTKAQVLSSMKKMATIVDQQNQNDSLYCPMSKDFDNNIAFQAACDLVFKGCEQPSGYTEPLLHQYRIQHKAKNGS from the coding sequence ATGACAAACAGAATTAATATTGGGCAAATACAAGTAGCTGAATGTTTATATAACTTCGTTGAAAAAGAAGTTATGCCAACACTCAAGCTCAACAGTGATCAATTTTGGCAAGGCTTTTCTGACATTATCAATCAGCTAAGTGTAACTAACGAAGCGTTATTGGCTAAGCGTGAAAATTTACAGCATAAAATTGACCAATGGCATGACCAACACCAAGGTGAACTGTTTAATTTTTCAGAATATAAAACATTTTTAACAGCAATAGGGTATTTAGAGCCTGTTGTTGATGACTTTACAATATCAACCAATAACGTTGATGCAGAATTAGCGACAATGGCAGGGCCACAGCTTGTGGTTCCTATAATGAACGCACGTTTTGCTTTAAATGCAGTTAATGCTAGGTGGGGCAGTTTATATGATGCGCTTTACGGTACTGACGCTATTAGTGATAAAGATGGGGCTGAAAAAACACCAGAATATAACCCTATTAGAGGCAATAAAGTTATCGCGTTTGCACGAGATATTCTTGACCAAGCAATCCCACTTTCTGAGGGTAGTCATCATCAGGTCAAAAAATATGAAATAAAAGATGGTAAGTTAGCAGTTACATTATTAAATAACGAGACTCACTCTTTAGCAAAACCGAAGCAATGTATCGGCTATACCGGCGAAGCACAAAGACCTGACTCTATAATTTTTGAAAACAATCAACTTCACCTCGAGTTATGTTTCGATGCCAAGAACCCTATAGCAAAAAGCGATAAAGCAGGAGTAAGCGATGTTATGCTTGAGTCGGCACTCACCACAATTATGGACTGTGAGGACTCAGTTGCCGCTGTTGATGCAAGTGATAAGGTTATCGCCTACCGAAACTGGCTTGGGCTTAATACAGGCACACTGACCGAAAGAATTAGTAAAGGTGAAAAAACATATATCCGTTCAATGGCAAACGACAAAAGTTATCAAACTATTAATGGTTCGCCTGCAACGTTACCCGGCCGAAGTGTTATGTTTGTGCGTAACGTTGGTCACTTAATGACAAATGATGCGGTATTAACTCAACAAGGAAAAGCTGCACCTGAAGGAATTATTGATGCTGTGATGACATCACTAATCGCACTTCATGATGTAAAGGGCTATAGCCAAAAGCCTAATAGCCGCACTCGTTCAATATATATTGTAAAGCCAAAGATGCATGGCTCTGCAGAAGTCGCATTTGCTGATCTTCTATTTTCAAGGGTTGAGCAACTTCTACATTTACCTGAAAACACAATAAAGATGGGTATTATGGATGAAGAGCGCCGTACAAGCGTAAATTTAAAAAACTGCATACATGCCGCTAAAGCAAGAGTGGTCTTTATCAACACCGGATTTTTAGACCGAACAGGCGATGAAATACATACTTCAATGAATGCTGGTGTGATGGCGAGAAAAGCAGATATTAAGTTCACTCCTTGGATCAGCGCTTATGAAGATAATAATGTTGATATTGGCTTAGCTTGCGGCTTTAGTGGTAAAGCCCAAATAGGCAAAGGTATGTGGCCTATTCCTGATCAAATGTCGAATATGCTAGCCAATAAAATTAACCATGTGCAAGCGGGTGCAAATACTGCTTGGGTACCTTCACCAACGGCAGCTACATTACACGCTATTCATTATCACCAAACCCATGTACTTAGCTTACAACAAAAGTTAGCCACCAGAGAACCAGCAAGCCTCGATGATATTCTTACTATTCCATTAGCCGACAAAACCAACTGGAGCACAGAAGAAATTACTAATGAATTAGACAATAATGCACAAGGTATTTTGGGGTATGTAGTTCGTTGGATTGATCAAGGTATTGGTTGCTCAAAAGTGCCTGATATAAACGATGTAGGACTGATGGAAGATCGCGCCACTTTGCGTATTTCTAGTCAACACATTGCAAACTGGCTTAAACATGGCATCTGCACAAAAGCGCAGGTACTAAGTAGCATGAAGAAAATGGCTACGATTGTTGATCAACAAAACCAAAATGACAGTTTATATTGCCCAATGTCTAAAGATTTTGATAACAATATTGCTTTTCAAGCGGCGTGCGATTTAGTGTTTAAGGGATGTGAGCAACCAAGTGGTTATACAGAGCCTTTGTTACATCAATATCGAATACAGCATAAAGCAAAAAATGGGTCTTAA